One window of Epinephelus fuscoguttatus linkage group LG9, E.fuscoguttatus.final_Chr_v1 genomic DNA carries:
- the ogt.1 gene encoding UDP-N-acetylglucosamine--peptide N-acetylglucosaminyltransferase 110 kDa subunit isoform X2: MATSVGNVADSTEPTKRMLSFQGLAELAHREYQSGDFEAAERHCMQLWRQEPDNTGVLLLLSSIHFQCRRLDRSAHFSTLAIKQNPLLAEAYSNLGNVYKERGQLQEAIEHYRHALRLKPDFIDGYINLAAALVAAGDMEGAVQAYVSALQYNPDLYCVRSDLGNLLKALGRLEEAKACYLKAIETQPNFAVAWSNLGCVFNAQGEIWLAIHHFEKAVTLDPNFLDAYINLGNVLKEARIFDRAVAGYLRALSLSPNHAVVHGNLACVYYEQGLIDLAIDTYRRAIELQPHFPDAYCNLANALKEKGNVSEAEECYNTALRLCPTHADSLNNLANIKREQGNIEEAVQLYRKALEVFPEFAAAHSNLASVLQQQGKLQEALMHYKEAIRISPTFADAYSNMGNTLKEMQDVQGALQCYTRAIQINPAFADAHSNLASIHKDSGNIPEAIASYRTALKLKPDFPDAYCNLAHCLQIVCDWTDYDERMKKLVSIVADQLDKNRLPSVHPHHSMLYPLSHGFRKAIAERHGNLCLDKINALHKPAFEHPKDLKSSSGRLRIGYVSSDFGNHPTSHLMQSIPGMHNPEKFEVFCYALSPDDSTNFRVKVVAEAHHFTDLSQIPCNGKAADRIHQDGIHILVNMNGYTKGARNELFALRPAPIQTMWLGYPGTSGAPFMDYIISDKETSPLEVAEQYSEKLAYMPHTFFIGDHANMFPHLKKKAVIDFKSNGHIFDNRIVLNGIDLKAFLDSLPDVKVIMMKCDNNQESAGDTNGALSMPVIPMNTAAEAIINMINQGQIQVTINGFTVSNGLATTQINNKAATGEEVPRTIVVTTRSQYGLPEDSIVYCNFNQLYKIDPPTLQMWANILKRVPNSVLWLLRFPAVGEPNIQQYAQNMGLPGSRIIFSPVAPKEEHVRRGQLADVCLDTPLCNGHTTGMDVLWAGTPMVTMPGETLASRVAASQLSCLGCPELIAHSRQDYEDIAVKLGSDMEYLKMVRARVWKQRICSPLFNTKQYTMDLERLYLQMWDHHSNGNKPEHLVKIHSVETSENA; the protein is encoded by the exons ATGGCGACCTCAGTGGGAAACGTGGCTGACAGCACAG AACCGACAAAACGTATGCTTTCCTTCCAAGGGTTGGCCGAGCTGGCGCATCGGGAGTATCAGTCAGGGGACTTTGAAGCAGCTGAGCGCCACTGCATGCAGCTATGGAGACAGGAGCCTGATAACACAGGCGTGCTGCTGCTCCTGTCCTCCATCCACTTCCAATGCCGAAGACTCGACAG GTCTGCTCATTTCAGCACCTTGGCCATCAAACAGAACCCACTGTTGGCCGAGGCCTACTCCAACCTGGGAAACGTGTACAAGGAGCGTGGGCAACTGCAGGAGGCCATAGAACATTATCGCCATGCCCTGAGACTGAAGCCAGATTTTATTGACGGATACATCAACctggcagcagctctggtggCTGCGGGGGACATGGAGGGAGCAGTGCAGGCTTATGTGTCTGCATTACAGTACAACCCT GATCTGTATTGTGTGCGCAGTGACTTGGGCAACTTGCTTAAAGCCCTTGGACGTTTGGAGGAGGCCAAG GCTTGTTACCTGAAAGCCATTGAGACTCAGCCCAACTTTGCAGTGGCTTGGAGCAACCTGGGCTGTGTGTTTAATGCCCAAGGAGAGATATGGTTGGCCATACACCATTTTGAAAAG GCTGTGACTCTGGACCCAAATTTCCTTGATGCATACATCAATTTAGGAAATGTTCTGAAGGAAGCCCGCATCTTTGACAG AGCGGTGGCTGGATACCTGAGAGCCCTGAGTCTCAGCCCCAACCATGCAGTTGTCCATGGAAACCTGGCCTGTGTCTACTATGAGCAAGGCCTCATTGACCTGGCTATTGACACCTACCGTCGGGCTATTGAACTGCAGCCCCACTTTCCTGATGCCTACTGTAATCTGGCAAACGCCCTGAAGGAGAAAGGCAAT GTGTCTGAAGCAGAGGAGTGCTACAACACAGCCTTGCGTTTGTGTCCAACCCATGCAGACTCTCTCAACAACTTGGCCAATATCAAGCGTGAGCAGGGCAACATTGAGGAGGCAGTTCAGCTCTACAGAAAAGCACTAGAG gtGTTCCCAGAGTTTGCAGCAGCTCATTCTAACCTTGCCAGCGTCCTGCAGCAGCAGGGCAAACTCCAGGAGGCCCTCATGCACTACAAAGAGGCCATCAG AATCAGCCCCACATTTGCTGATGCCTACTCCAACATGGGCAATACACTGAAGGAAATGCAGGATGTACAGGGAGCGCTGCAATGCTACACCCGTGCCATCCAGATCAACCCTGCCTTTGCTGATGCTCACAGCAATTTGGCCTCCATCCACAAG GATTCTGGAAACATCCCAGAGGCCATTGCATCTTACCGCACAGCCTTGAAACTCAAGCCAGACTTCCCTGATGCGTACTGCAACCTGGCACATTGCCTGCAG ATTGTGTGTGACTGGACAGATTATGATGAGCGGATGAAGAAGCTTGTGAGCATCGTGGCTGACCAGCTGGACAAGAACCGCTTGCCCTCAGTGCACCCACACCACAGCATGCTGTATCCACTCTCTCACGGCTTCCGCAAGGCCATTGCCGAGCGCCACGGAAACCTTTGCCTGGACAAG attaaCGCACTGCACAAACCTGCCTTTGAGCATCCAAAGGATCTGAAATCCAGCAGTGGACGTCTGCGCATTGGCTATGTCAGCTCTGACTTTGGCAACCACCCAACTTCTCACCTGATGCAGTCCATTCCTGGAATGCACAATCCTGAGAAATTTGAG gtgttctgcTATGCACTCAGCCCTGATGATAGTACCAACTTCCGTGTGAAAGTGGTTGCAGAGGCTCATCATTTCACAGACCTCTCGCAG ATTCCTTGCAATGGCAAGGCAGCCGATCGTATTCACCAGGATGGAATCCACATTCTGGTCAACATGAACGGATACACCAAGGGAGCCCGAAATGAGCTGTTTGCCCTTCGTCCTGCCCCCATTCAG ACTATGTGGCTGGGTTACCCTGGAACCAGTGGGGCTCCTTTCATGGACTACATCATCTCTGACAAGGAGACGTCACCTTTGGAAGTAGCTGAGCAGTATTCTGAGAAACTGGCCTACATGCCCCATACTTTCTTCATCGGTGACCACGCCAACATGTTCCCTCACCTCAAG AAAAAGGCTGTGATTGATTTCAAATCTAATGGACACATCTTTGACAACCGCATCGTTCTTAATGGTATTGATCTGAAGGCCTTCTTGGACAGTCTGCCAGATGTTAAAGTGATAATG ATGAAGTGTGACAACAACCAGGAATCTGCTGGGGACACAAATGGAGCTCTGTCCATGCCCGTAATCCCCATGAACACAGCAGCTGAAGCAATCATCAACATGATCAACCAAGGCCAAATCCAGGTCACAATCAATGGCTTCACTGTCAGCAATGGCCTGGCCACCACACAG ATCAACAACAAAGCTGCCACTGGTGAAGAGGTGCCACGCACAATCGTCGTGACAACCCGCTCCCAGTATGGTCTCCCAGAGGACTCAATCGTCTACTGCAACTTCAACCAGCTCTACAAGATTGATCCCCCTACTCTTCAGATGTGGGCCAAT atcCTAAAGCGTGTGCCCAACAGTGTGTTGTGGCTTCTTCGCTTCCCAGCTGTCGGTGAGCCCAACATCCAGCAGTACGCTCAGAACATGGGTCTGCCTGGCTCCCGCATCATCTTTTCTCCGGTGGCCCCCAAGGAGGAGCATGTGAGAAGGGGCCAGCTGGCCGATGTGTGCCTGGACACTCCTCTGTGCAACGGTCACACCACAGGCATGGATGTTCTCTGGGCTGGAACACCCATGGTCACCATGCCAG GTGAAACCCTCGCTTCCCGTGTGGCTGCCTCACAACTCAGCTGTCTGGGCTGCCCTGAGCTAATAGCCCACAGTCGTCAGGACTATGAGGACATAGCAGTCAAACTGGGCTCTGACATGGAATA CCTGAAGATGGTCAGAGCGCGCGTCTGGAAGCAGCGGATCTGCAGCCCCCTTTTCAACACCAAGCAGTACACAATGGACCTGGAGAGGCTTTACCTGCAGATGTGGGATCACCATAGCAATGGCAACAAGCCTGAACACCTGGTCAAAATCCACTCAGTAGAGACCAGTGAGAATGCCTGA
- the ogt.1 gene encoding UDP-N-acetylglucosamine--peptide N-acetylglucosaminyltransferase 110 kDa subunit isoform X5: protein MACYLKAIETQPNFAVAWSNLGCVFNAQGEIWLAIHHFEKAVTLDPNFLDAYINLGNVLKEARIFDRAVAGYLRALSLSPNHAVVHGNLACVYYEQGLIDLAIDTYRRAIELQPHFPDAYCNLANALKEKGNVSEAEECYNTALRLCPTHADSLNNLANIKREQGNIEEAVQLYRKALEVFPEFAAAHSNLASVLQQQGKLQEALMHYKEAIRISPTFADAYSNMGNTLKEMQDVQGALQCYTRAIQINPAFADAHSNLASIHKDSGNIPEAIASYRTALKLKPDFPDAYCNLAHCLQIVCDWTDYDERMKKLVSIVADQLDKNRLPSVHPHHSMLYPLSHGFRKAIAERHGNLCLDKVHALIKINALHKPAFEHPKDLKSSSGRLRIGYVSSDFGNHPTSHLMQSIPGMHNPEKFEVFCYALSPDDSTNFRVKVVAEAHHFTDLSQIPCNGKAADRIHQDGIHILVNMNGYTKGARNELFALRPAPIQTMWLGYPGTSGAPFMDYIISDKETSPLEVAEQYSEKLAYMPHTFFIGDHANMFPHLKKKAVIDFKSNGHIFDNRIVLNGIDLKAFLDSLPDVKVIMMKCDNNQESAGDTNGALSMPVIPMNTAAEAIINMINQGQIQVTINGFTVSNGLATTQINNKAATGEEVPRTIVVTTRSQYGLPEDSIVYCNFNQLYKIDPPTLQMWANILKRVPNSVLWLLRFPAVGEPNIQQYAQNMGLPGSRIIFSPVAPKEEHVRRGQLADVCLDTPLCNGHTTGMDVLWAGTPMVTMPGETLASRVAASQLSCLGCPELIAHSRQDYEDIAVKLGSDMEYLKMVRARVWKQRICSPLFNTKQYTMDLERLYLQMWDHHSNGNKPEHLVKIHSVETSENA from the exons ATG GCTTGTTACCTGAAAGCCATTGAGACTCAGCCCAACTTTGCAGTGGCTTGGAGCAACCTGGGCTGTGTGTTTAATGCCCAAGGAGAGATATGGTTGGCCATACACCATTTTGAAAAG GCTGTGACTCTGGACCCAAATTTCCTTGATGCATACATCAATTTAGGAAATGTTCTGAAGGAAGCCCGCATCTTTGACAG AGCGGTGGCTGGATACCTGAGAGCCCTGAGTCTCAGCCCCAACCATGCAGTTGTCCATGGAAACCTGGCCTGTGTCTACTATGAGCAAGGCCTCATTGACCTGGCTATTGACACCTACCGTCGGGCTATTGAACTGCAGCCCCACTTTCCTGATGCCTACTGTAATCTGGCAAACGCCCTGAAGGAGAAAGGCAAT GTGTCTGAAGCAGAGGAGTGCTACAACACAGCCTTGCGTTTGTGTCCAACCCATGCAGACTCTCTCAACAACTTGGCCAATATCAAGCGTGAGCAGGGCAACATTGAGGAGGCAGTTCAGCTCTACAGAAAAGCACTAGAG gtGTTCCCAGAGTTTGCAGCAGCTCATTCTAACCTTGCCAGCGTCCTGCAGCAGCAGGGCAAACTCCAGGAGGCCCTCATGCACTACAAAGAGGCCATCAG AATCAGCCCCACATTTGCTGATGCCTACTCCAACATGGGCAATACACTGAAGGAAATGCAGGATGTACAGGGAGCGCTGCAATGCTACACCCGTGCCATCCAGATCAACCCTGCCTTTGCTGATGCTCACAGCAATTTGGCCTCCATCCACAAG GATTCTGGAAACATCCCAGAGGCCATTGCATCTTACCGCACAGCCTTGAAACTCAAGCCAGACTTCCCTGATGCGTACTGCAACCTGGCACATTGCCTGCAG ATTGTGTGTGACTGGACAGATTATGATGAGCGGATGAAGAAGCTTGTGAGCATCGTGGCTGACCAGCTGGACAAGAACCGCTTGCCCTCAGTGCACCCACACCACAGCATGCTGTATCCACTCTCTCACGGCTTCCGCAAGGCCATTGCCGAGCGCCACGGAAACCTTTGCCTGGACAAGGTACACGCACTGATCAAA attaaCGCACTGCACAAACCTGCCTTTGAGCATCCAAAGGATCTGAAATCCAGCAGTGGACGTCTGCGCATTGGCTATGTCAGCTCTGACTTTGGCAACCACCCAACTTCTCACCTGATGCAGTCCATTCCTGGAATGCACAATCCTGAGAAATTTGAG gtgttctgcTATGCACTCAGCCCTGATGATAGTACCAACTTCCGTGTGAAAGTGGTTGCAGAGGCTCATCATTTCACAGACCTCTCGCAG ATTCCTTGCAATGGCAAGGCAGCCGATCGTATTCACCAGGATGGAATCCACATTCTGGTCAACATGAACGGATACACCAAGGGAGCCCGAAATGAGCTGTTTGCCCTTCGTCCTGCCCCCATTCAG ACTATGTGGCTGGGTTACCCTGGAACCAGTGGGGCTCCTTTCATGGACTACATCATCTCTGACAAGGAGACGTCACCTTTGGAAGTAGCTGAGCAGTATTCTGAGAAACTGGCCTACATGCCCCATACTTTCTTCATCGGTGACCACGCCAACATGTTCCCTCACCTCAAG AAAAAGGCTGTGATTGATTTCAAATCTAATGGACACATCTTTGACAACCGCATCGTTCTTAATGGTATTGATCTGAAGGCCTTCTTGGACAGTCTGCCAGATGTTAAAGTGATAATG ATGAAGTGTGACAACAACCAGGAATCTGCTGGGGACACAAATGGAGCTCTGTCCATGCCCGTAATCCCCATGAACACAGCAGCTGAAGCAATCATCAACATGATCAACCAAGGCCAAATCCAGGTCACAATCAATGGCTTCACTGTCAGCAATGGCCTGGCCACCACACAG ATCAACAACAAAGCTGCCACTGGTGAAGAGGTGCCACGCACAATCGTCGTGACAACCCGCTCCCAGTATGGTCTCCCAGAGGACTCAATCGTCTACTGCAACTTCAACCAGCTCTACAAGATTGATCCCCCTACTCTTCAGATGTGGGCCAAT atcCTAAAGCGTGTGCCCAACAGTGTGTTGTGGCTTCTTCGCTTCCCAGCTGTCGGTGAGCCCAACATCCAGCAGTACGCTCAGAACATGGGTCTGCCTGGCTCCCGCATCATCTTTTCTCCGGTGGCCCCCAAGGAGGAGCATGTGAGAAGGGGCCAGCTGGCCGATGTGTGCCTGGACACTCCTCTGTGCAACGGTCACACCACAGGCATGGATGTTCTCTGGGCTGGAACACCCATGGTCACCATGCCAG GTGAAACCCTCGCTTCCCGTGTGGCTGCCTCACAACTCAGCTGTCTGGGCTGCCCTGAGCTAATAGCCCACAGTCGTCAGGACTATGAGGACATAGCAGTCAAACTGGGCTCTGACATGGAATA CCTGAAGATGGTCAGAGCGCGCGTCTGGAAGCAGCGGATCTGCAGCCCCCTTTTCAACACCAAGCAGTACACAATGGACCTGGAGAGGCTTTACCTGCAGATGTGGGATCACCATAGCAATGGCAACAAGCCTGAACACCTGGTCAAAATCCACTCAGTAGAGACCAGTGAGAATGCCTGA